In Monodelphis domestica isolate mMonDom1 chromosome 4, mMonDom1.pri, whole genome shotgun sequence, one DNA window encodes the following:
- the TFF1 gene encoding trefoil factor 1 produces the protein MEHKVFCTLVITMILGLSLLTQGEDTCNVEPKKRVNCGWPGVTEQECLDKKCCFDTTVPNTPWCFSPEAIETECIF, from the exons ATGGAGCACAAGGTATTTTGCACGCTGGTCATCACTATGATTCTGGGGCTCAGCCTGCTGACCCAGGGAGAAG ATACATGTAACGTGGAACCAAAGAAAAGAGTTAATTGTGGTTGGCCTGGTGTCACAGAACAGGAATGTCTAGACAAAAAGTGCTGCTTTGACACCACTGTTCCAAATACTCCCTGGTGCTTCTCCCCTGAGGCTATAGAAACAG aatgcaTCTTTTAA